A genomic window from Terriglobia bacterium includes:
- a CDS encoding CocE/NonD family hydrolase: MKLIDRIRAVVIFAPVLLAFLSAEPCAAQSASQTPQYPGLPSETPTKFVAVTDSFDYVKRDVMIPMRDGVKLHTVILVPKGAKCAPILLTRTPYDATELTSHAESAHLGPILQGYDNATEVIVEGGYIRVVQDVRGKYGSEGDYVMTRPLHGPLNPTPVDHSTDTYDTIDWLVKNIPESNGKVGILGISYDGFLPLMALVNPHPALKVAVPMNSMVDGWMGDDWFHNGAFRQQNLPYIYEQEATRKNDEKWWTSHYDDYDMYLEAGSAGELARRRGLEQAGFWRKILEHPSYDAFWQEQAMDKILAGQPLKVPVMLVHSLWDQEDIYGPIAVYKALKPKDTGNDKVFLVLGPWHHGQEIGDGSTLGALKFNSDTGLYFRREILRPFLDQYLKDGAPKADIAAVTAFETGTNTWRRLPGWPAGCASGCTVKATPLYLGAGLKLGFAGPKAGEATFDEYVSDPAKPVPFRARPIRPVGYDENKGLTWPRWLVDDQREASGRPDVAVFVSDALRAPVKISGQPIANLVASTSGTDSDWVVKLIDVYPDEVASQPEMGGYQLMVSADIFRGRYRESLETAKAIEADKPLPYRFALPTANHVFLPGHRIMVQVQSSWFPLYDRNPQTFVGSIFWAKPEDYKKAVQRIYHAPGQASYIELPLVTEP, from the coding sequence ATGAAATTGATTGACCGGATTCGCGCGGTGGTGATTTTCGCGCCGGTGCTGCTGGCCTTCTTATCCGCCGAACCGTGCGCGGCGCAGTCTGCTTCGCAGACGCCGCAGTATCCGGGGCTGCCGAGCGAGACGCCGACGAAGTTCGTGGCGGTGACGGACAGCTTCGACTACGTGAAACGCGACGTGATGATCCCGATGCGCGACGGGGTGAAGCTGCACACCGTCATTCTGGTACCCAAGGGGGCCAAGTGCGCGCCGATCCTGCTGACGCGCACGCCATACGACGCCACGGAACTGACCAGTCATGCGGAAAGCGCGCACCTGGGGCCGATCCTGCAGGGATACGACAATGCGACGGAGGTGATCGTCGAGGGCGGGTACATCCGGGTGGTGCAGGACGTGCGCGGGAAATACGGCTCCGAGGGGGACTACGTGATGACGCGGCCGCTGCACGGGCCGCTGAACCCCACCCCGGTGGACCATTCGACGGATACCTACGACACGATCGACTGGCTGGTGAAGAACATTCCGGAAAGCAACGGCAAGGTGGGAATCCTGGGGATCTCCTACGACGGGTTTTTGCCATTGATGGCGCTGGTAAATCCGCACCCGGCGCTGAAGGTGGCGGTGCCGATGAATTCGATGGTGGACGGATGGATGGGGGACGATTGGTTCCACAACGGCGCGTTCCGGCAGCAGAATCTGCCGTATATCTACGAGCAGGAGGCGACGCGGAAGAACGACGAGAAGTGGTGGACCAGCCACTACGACGATTACGACATGTACCTGGAGGCGGGCTCGGCGGGGGAACTGGCACGGCGGCGCGGCCTGGAACAGGCGGGCTTCTGGCGAAAGATTCTGGAGCATCCGAGCTACGACGCCTTCTGGCAGGAGCAGGCGATGGACAAGATTCTCGCCGGGCAGCCGCTGAAGGTCCCAGTGATGCTGGTGCACAGCCTGTGGGACCAGGAGGACATCTACGGCCCCATCGCGGTGTACAAGGCCCTCAAGCCGAAGGACACGGGAAACGACAAGGTGTTCCTGGTGCTGGGACCGTGGCATCACGGGCAGGAGATCGGAGACGGGAGCACGCTGGGGGCGCTGAAATTCAACAGCGACACTGGACTGTATTTCCGGCGGGAGATCCTGCGGCCGTTCCTGGACCAGTATCTGAAGGACGGAGCGCCGAAGGCGGACATTGCGGCGGTCACCGCGTTTGAAACCGGGACGAACACCTGGAGGCGGCTGCCGGGATGGCCGGCGGGTTGCGCGAGCGGCTGCACGGTGAAGGCGACGCCGCTGTATCTGGGAGCGGGGCTGAAGCTGGGGTTTGCCGGGCCGAAGGCCGGCGAAGCAACGTTCGACGAATACGTTTCCGACCCGGCAAAGCCGGTGCCGTTCCGCGCGCGGCCCATCCGGCCCGTGGGGTATGACGAGAACAAAGGGCTGACCTGGCCGCGGTGGCTGGTGGATGACCAGCGCGAGGCGTCGGGGCGGCCGGATGTGGCGGTGTTTGTTTCGGACGCGCTGCGCGCGCCGGTGAAGATCAGCGGGCAGCCGATTGCCAATCTGGTGGCTTCCACCAGCGGAACAGATTCGGACTGGGTGGTGAAGCTGATTGATGTGTACCCGGACGAGGTGGCCAGCCAGCCGGAGATGGGCGGGTATCAATTGATGGTTTCCGCGGACATCTTCCGCGGCCGCTACCGCGAAAGCCTAGAGACGGCGAAAGCGATCGAGGCGGACAAGCCGCTTCCCTACCGCTTCGCGCTGCCCACGGCAAACCACGTGTTCCTGCCCGGACACCGGATCATGGTGCAGGTGCAGTCGAGCTGGTTCCCGCTCTACGACCGCAATCCGCAGACGTTCGTGGGGAGCATCTTCTGGGCCAAGCCCGAGGATTACAAGAAGGCCGTGCAGAGGATTTACCACGCGCCAGGACAGGCGAGCTACATCGAGCTGCCGCTGGTCACGGAGCCGTAG